In the genome of Candidatus Methylomirabilota bacterium, one region contains:
- a CDS encoding J domain-containing protein — MAELRIKDIIARLAQPDPLPDLAPLCPDRKELTSVLLDIRKGVKSPFYADLREEACRQHLDVRHLVQKAEFLLTSLNISSNTDYYAVLDLDQDASPEEIHEKWIEKMRMYHPDHYEDPTGWIAEQCRKLNEAYAVLKDPEKRRAYDNQRRAGMRGICGAPGGSHSISSLGDVNSASAVSSRSRFIRAVALGAIAIAGLIVGVLLWSW, encoded by the coding sequence ATGGCTGAGCTCAGAATTAAGGACATCATTGCCAGACTTGCCCAGCCGGATCCGCTCCCAGATCTCGCCCCTCTCTGTCCTGACAGGAAGGAACTCACCAGCGTCCTCCTGGATATCAGAAAGGGGGTGAAGTCCCCGTTCTATGCCGACCTTCGTGAAGAGGCGTGCCGCCAGCATCTCGATGTCCGCCATCTGGTCCAGAAGGCTGAATTTCTGCTCACCTCCCTGAACATCTCTTCAAATACGGATTACTATGCAGTCCTCGATCTGGATCAGGATGCATCCCCTGAAGAGATTCATGAGAAATGGATCGAAAAGATGCGGATGTATCATCCTGACCATTATGAAGATCCGACGGGATGGATCGCGGAGCAGTGCCGGAAGCTCAATGAGGCATATGCGGTCCTCAAGGATCCGGAGAAGCGGCGAGCATATGATAACCAGCGACGAGCGGGTATGAGAGGCATATGTGGAGCACCTGGAGGCAGTCATTCCATTTCTTCCCTTGGCGACGTCAATTCGGCTTCAGCAGTCAGCTCCCGTTCGAGATTCATAAGAGCCGTAGCGCTCGGAGCAATCGCCATTGCCGGTCTCATTGTCGGAGTGCTACTCTGGTCATGGTAG
- a CDS encoding DUF488 family protein, translating to MAIRVVRLGTPRIPGEGLRLGTVRRPPRGVPKSEYASRDFYDVWLPELAPSEDLVKIALHARDEREWQTFVRRYRAEMKRPAASRLLGLLAAFSRHTAFSVGCYCADEARCHRSILKTLLEEHGAHPE from the coding sequence ATGGCGATACGGGTTGTTCGACTCGGCACTCCTCGGATTCCCGGCGAGGGGCTGCGCCTGGGCACGGTTCGGCGTCCGCCGCGGGGAGTGCCCAAAAGTGAATATGCGTCACGTGACTTTTATGACGTGTGGCTGCCGGAGCTGGCGCCATCGGAGGACCTCGTCAAGATCGCGCTTCACGCTCGGGATGAGCGTGAGTGGCAGACGTTCGTCAGGCGGTACCGGGCCGAGATGAAGCGTCCTGCTGCCAGTCGGCTCCTCGGCCTCCTGGCGGCCTTTTCGCGGCACACAGCCTTTTCCGTGGGGTGCTATTGCGCAGACGAGGCCCGCTGTCACCGCTCGATCCTCAAGACGCTGCTCGAAGAGCATGGCGCGCACCCTGAATAA
- a CDS encoding carboxypeptidase regulatory-like domain-containing protein, whose protein sequence is MGVGWVPLLCLVLVAVGCATARVTEQRVVSGRITDQQGRPVPRTPVLVVGRQLELTTKFDYTQLDRRELKVLTTDDGRYRAEFVPGELGNNLYLFFYAEEGFDGVRFQKPEGVNITKRLKEAGELNFDQVLLDHPRWKEVQQQIARYGADSMKGKVLRQLGLPERIDSGIGDQPAETWWYYSKGISYHFVGPALEGSYTFQPIQGVLPLPATK, encoded by the coding sequence ATGGGTGTTGGATGGGTACCGCTCCTGTGCCTGGTGCTTGTTGCGGTCGGATGCGCAACGGCCCGGGTCACGGAGCAAAGAGTCGTCAGTGGTCGGATTACCGATCAACAGGGCCGACCCGTGCCGAGGACGCCCGTACTGGTGGTAGGTCGGCAACTCGAACTGACCACGAAGTTTGATTATACACAGCTCGACCGTCGGGAGCTGAAAGTCCTGACTACCGACGACGGCCGGTACAGGGCTGAGTTCGTTCCCGGCGAACTCGGAAATAACCTCTACCTGTTTTTCTATGCCGAAGAGGGGTTCGACGGCGTCCGGTTCCAGAAGCCGGAAGGGGTCAACATTACTAAGCGGCTGAAGGAGGCTGGAGAGCTAAATTTCGATCAGGTGCTCCTCGACCATCCGCGGTGGAAGGAAGTGCAACAGCAGATTGCGCGCTACGGCGCCGATTCGATGAAAGGCAAGGTTCTTCGTCAACTGGGCCTTCCAGAGCGGATAGACAGCGGGATCGGCGACCAGCCCGCCGAGACATGGTGGTATTACAGTAAGGGGATTAGTTACCACTTTGTTGGGCCTGCCCTCGAAGGGTCGTATACCTTCCAACCTATCCAAGGTGTGTTGCCGCTTCCCGCTACGAAGTAG
- a CDS encoding U32 family peptidase encodes MARTLNNTKPALLAPAGSLKAAQAALEAGADAIYVGLEGFSRGGPRSELTSLALQDILAAAHAQGRHVQAALNTIPRQAERRDLVDKVGELTDWGIDGVIVNDVGLLAELRSRYPRLGITASIGCAVMNEADAAFYRDLGADAVVLPGTVMPDEIAAFAQVPDVRIEAMIHMVDEFILLGKCWMPSYYRLNSAPSAAQPKGGSRLMGSVKRGGAGVCFKICEQPWELYRGERCVATRLLPSRQISAINYLADILNAGVDVVKLQGRSLPPELLAPLVRRYRFVIDAWMAGEPLPAFTEPCLEPSWTVTRR; translated from the coding sequence ATGGCGCGCACCCTGAATAACACGAAGCCTGCCCTCCTGGCGCCGGCGGGCAGCCTGAAGGCGGCTCAGGCGGCGTTGGAGGCCGGCGCCGACGCTATCTACGTCGGACTCGAAGGCTTCAGTCGCGGCGGACCAAGAAGCGAACTGACCTCTCTGGCGCTTCAGGACATTCTGGCGGCGGCCCATGCGCAGGGACGTCACGTGCAGGCGGCGCTCAATACCATCCCTCGCCAGGCCGAGCGACGGGACCTTGTGGACAAGGTCGGAGAGCTGACCGACTGGGGGATCGATGGCGTCATCGTAAACGATGTCGGCCTTCTGGCCGAGCTCCGCAGCCGGTACCCGCGGCTTGGCATTACGGCCAGCATCGGCTGCGCCGTCATGAATGAGGCCGATGCCGCCTTTTACCGCGACTTGGGGGCCGACGCGGTCGTCCTCCCAGGCACCGTGATGCCTGATGAGATCGCTGCCTTCGCGCAGGTTCCCGACGTGAGGATCGAGGCGATGATCCACATGGTGGACGAGTTTATCCTGTTAGGTAAATGCTGGATGCCAAGCTACTATCGACTGAATTCCGCTCCGTCGGCAGCACAACCTAAAGGCGGAAGTCGCCTGATGGGGAGCGTGAAGCGGGGAGGCGCCGGGGTCTGCTTCAAGATCTGTGAGCAGCCCTGGGAGCTGTACCGGGGCGAGCGATGCGTAGCTACACGGCTTTTGCCAAGCCGTCAGATCAGCGCAATCAATTACCTGGCCGATATCCTCAATGCCGGCGTCGATGTTGTCAAGCTCCAGGGCAGGAGTCTCCCACCCGAACTGCTCGCGCCGCTCGTACGGCGCTATCGGTTCGTAATCGATGCCTGGATGGCGGGAGAGCCCTTGCCGGCCTTTACAGAGCCTTGCCTGGAACCTTCCTGGACGGTGACGCGCCGGTGA
- a CDS encoding GDP-mannose 4,6-dehydratase, with protein MNTSTILLTGCAGFIGCKVAELLLQAGHLVVGIDNLNDAYDVRLKRRRLEQILHHPTFRFHQVDISNRAALNTLFASEFGPHDHSPAAIINLAARAGVRQSVEDPWMYYETNVTGTLNLLDLCLTRGVHKFVLASTSSLYGQNNPLPYREDANTDAPLSPYAASKKAAETLCYTYHYLYGIDMTILRYFTVYGPAGRPDMSLFRFVQWISEGHPVMVYGDGRQSRDFTFVDDIARGTIAGLKPLGYEIINLGSDTPIVLIEALRLVEGLVGKKAEITYTPRHLADVQATWAEISKARQLLGWKPESTFQDGLAALVHWYHANRAWAMHVQTG; from the coding sequence ATGAATACAAGCACCATTCTTCTTACCGGCTGTGCCGGTTTCATTGGCTGCAAGGTCGCCGAACTGCTCCTCCAGGCCGGCCACCTCGTTGTCGGAATCGACAACCTCAACGACGCCTATGATGTCCGGCTCAAACGGCGGCGTCTGGAGCAGATCCTCCACCATCCCACCTTCCGATTTCACCAGGTCGACATCAGCAACCGCGCGGCCCTGAACACGCTCTTTGCGTCAGAATTTGGACCTCATGACCACAGTCCAGCGGCGATTATCAACTTGGCTGCCCGCGCCGGCGTACGCCAATCCGTTGAAGATCCCTGGATGTACTACGAGACCAACGTCACCGGGACGCTCAACCTGTTGGACCTGTGCCTTACCCGCGGCGTTCACAAATTTGTCCTCGCCTCCACCTCCAGTCTGTACGGCCAGAATAATCCCTTACCTTATCGGGAAGACGCCAACACCGACGCCCCCCTCTCGCCCTACGCTGCCTCCAAAAAGGCCGCCGAAACGCTCTGCTATACCTATCATTATTTGTACGGAATCGATATGACCATCTTACGATATTTTACCGTCTACGGTCCCGCCGGACGACCCGACATGAGTCTCTTCCGTTTCGTCCAGTGGATTAGCGAAGGGCATCCCGTGATGGTGTATGGCGATGGCCGGCAGTCCCGAGATTTCACCTTTGTGGATGATATCGCGAGAGGGACGATCGCCGGTCTCAAGCCGCTGGGGTATGAGATCATCAATCTGGGCTCTGACACGCCGATCGTCCTGATCGAGGCCCTCCGACTTGTTGAGGGATTGGTCGGGAAGAAGGCGGAGATCACGTACACCCCCCGTCATCTGGCTGACGTACAGGCCACGTGGGCGGAGATCAGTAAGGCCAGGCAATTGCTGGGCTGGAAGCCGGAATCGACATTCCAGGACGGCCTGGCCGCGCTGGTCCACTGGTATCACGCCAACCGCGCATGGGCCATGCATGTGCAAACGGGGTAA
- the uvrA gene encoding excinuclease ABC subunit UvrA, with product MASDKILIRGAREHNLQSINLEIPRDKLVVITGVSGSGKSSLAFDTIYAEGQRRYVESLSTYARQFLEQMDKPDVDLIEGLSPAISIEQKTTSKNPRSTVATVTEIYDYLRLLFARVGKPHCYACGKPIASQTVQQIVDQVLARPDGSKFQVLAPVVRGRKGEYRQVFADLRRQGFVRVRVDGKLRELEESIDLDKNKKHTIEVVVDRLILKADIRKRLADSLETALKLSEGIVVVNLLDPPKDLVFSERLACIDCGVSYPEVSPRIFSFNNPHGACPTCDGLGTKLDGRMDDLPGILEPWHGGPNIHYLDRRYKETSSSKVREEIENYVKRLASIRPCPTCQGARLRRESLAIKIDGKSIADVTRYSVKAGLRFFQELQLSEKDREIARRILKELRERLTFLVNVGLDYLTLDRTAATLAGGEAQRIRLATQIGSSLVGVLYILDEPSIGLHQRDNVRLLDTLKRLRDLGNTVLVVEHDEETIRLADYVIDLGPGAGVSGGRVVACGSPRDIIKHKSSLTGQYLSGRLTIPVPTIRRRGNGLVLTIVGAREHNLKNIEVEIPLGVLTCVTGVSGSGKSTLVNEILRRALDRHLYGSRERPGAHDKILGMEQIDKVIDIDQSPIGRTPRSNPATYTGVFSFIRELYALVPESRIRGYKPGRFSFNVKGGRCEACQGDGLIQIEMHFLPDVHVTCDVCKGARYDRETLEITYKGKSIADVLDMTVEEALRFFEPVPRIKEKLQTLFDVGLGYIKLGQSATTLSGGEAQRVKLSRELSKRGTGQTLYILDEPTTGLHFHDISQLLEVLHRLTDVGNTVLVIEHNLEVIKTADWIIDLGPEGGDDGGQVVVAGRPEEVATHPTSYTGQFLKKTLDR from the coding sequence ATGGCAAGCGATAAGATTCTGATCCGTGGCGCAAGGGAGCACAACCTTCAGTCGATCAACCTGGAGATCCCTCGGGACAAACTTGTGGTCATTACCGGCGTGTCCGGCTCCGGAAAGTCGTCGCTGGCCTTCGACACCATCTATGCCGAGGGGCAACGCCGCTATGTCGAGTCGCTCTCTACCTACGCCCGTCAGTTTCTGGAGCAGATGGACAAACCGGACGTGGATCTGATCGAAGGTCTCTCGCCGGCGATCTCCATCGAACAGAAGACCACCAGCAAAAACCCCCGTTCGACCGTCGCGACAGTGACGGAGATCTACGATTACCTTCGCCTCCTGTTTGCTAGAGTCGGGAAGCCGCACTGCTACGCCTGCGGCAAGCCGATCGCATCCCAGACGGTACAGCAGATTGTGGACCAAGTGCTGGCGCGGCCGGATGGCAGCAAGTTCCAGGTGCTGGCCCCGGTCGTGCGAGGGCGGAAGGGGGAGTATCGCCAGGTTTTTGCCGACCTGCGCCGGCAGGGGTTCGTCCGCGTCCGCGTGGACGGCAAGCTGCGCGAGCTTGAGGAGTCGATCGATCTGGACAAAAACAAGAAGCATACGATCGAGGTCGTGGTGGATCGGCTCATCCTGAAGGCGGATATTCGAAAACGTCTGGCCGATTCGCTCGAGACCGCGCTCAAGCTCAGCGAGGGGATTGTGGTCGTCAATCTCCTTGATCCGCCGAAGGATCTGGTCTTCTCCGAGCGGCTGGCCTGCATCGACTGCGGTGTCAGCTATCCGGAGGTCAGCCCCCGCATTTTCTCCTTCAATAATCCACACGGCGCCTGTCCCACCTGCGACGGCCTGGGCACAAAGCTGGACGGACGGATGGACGATCTGCCCGGCATCCTGGAGCCGTGGCATGGGGGTCCGAACATTCACTATCTGGACCGCCGCTACAAGGAGACCTCGTCCTCCAAGGTGCGGGAGGAGATTGAGAACTACGTCAAGCGGTTGGCCAGTATCCGTCCATGCCCGACGTGCCAGGGGGCGCGCCTGCGGCGGGAGTCGCTGGCCATTAAGATAGACGGTAAGTCGATCGCGGACGTGACGCGGTATTCGGTCAAGGCGGGGCTTCGCTTCTTCCAAGAGCTGCAGCTCAGCGAGAAAGACCGCGAGATCGCCCGCCGCATCCTGAAGGAGTTGCGGGAGCGTCTGACGTTCCTCGTCAACGTCGGCCTCGACTACCTGACACTGGACCGGACAGCGGCGACCCTGGCCGGCGGAGAGGCGCAGCGGATCCGCTTGGCGACGCAGATCGGCAGCTCGCTGGTCGGTGTCCTGTATATCCTGGACGAGCCCAGCATCGGCTTGCATCAACGGGATAATGTCCGCCTCCTGGATACCTTGAAGCGGCTCCGCGATCTGGGGAACACAGTCCTGGTCGTCGAGCACGACGAGGAGACGATCCGCCTCGCCGACTATGTCATCGACCTGGGGCCGGGGGCGGGAGTTTCCGGCGGGCGGGTCGTCGCGTGCGGCAGCCCCCGCGATATCATCAAACATAAGAGCTCGCTGACCGGTCAGTACCTGTCTGGACGCCTGACGATCCCTGTTCCTACTATTCGACGGCGGGGGAACGGTCTTGTCCTCACCATCGTCGGGGCGCGAGAACATAACCTTAAGAACATCGAGGTGGAGATCCCCCTGGGGGTCTTGACCTGCGTGACCGGCGTGTCCGGTTCCGGCAAGAGCACCCTGGTGAACGAGATCCTCCGGCGGGCGCTCGATCGCCACCTCTACGGCTCCCGGGAGCGACCTGGGGCGCACGACAAGATTCTCGGTATGGAGCAAATCGACAAGGTGATCGATATCGATCAGTCGCCCATCGGCCGTACCCCACGCAGCAACCCGGCTACCTACACTGGTGTCTTCAGTTTCATCAGGGAGCTGTACGCGCTGGTTCCGGAATCGCGTATCCGGGGCTACAAACCGGGCCGCTTCAGCTTCAACGTCAAGGGCGGCCGATGCGAGGCCTGCCAGGGCGACGGACTGATCCAGATCGAGATGCACTTCCTCCCCGACGTCCACGTGACCTGTGATGTCTGTAAGGGGGCTCGATACGACCGCGAGACGCTGGAGATCACCTACAAGGGTAAGAGTATTGCCGACGTCTTAGACATGACGGTTGAGGAGGCGCTCCGCTTCTTCGAGCCTGTCCCAAGGATCAAAGAGAAACTCCAGACCCTGTTTGACGTGGGTCTGGGTTACATCAAGCTGGGCCAGTCGGCCACGACGCTGTCGGGCGGTGAGGCGCAGCGGGTCAAGCTGTCTCGGGAACTCAGCAAACGGGGGACGGGCCAGACGCTGTATATCCTGGATGAGCCGACCACCGGGCTGCACTTCCACGATATCAGTCAGCTCCTGGAGGTCCTGCACCGCCTGACCGATGTCGGCAACACTGTCCTGGTGATTGAGCACAACCTGGAGGTCATCAAGACGGCGGACTGGATTATCGACCTGGGTCCGGAGGGCGGAGACGACGGGGGACAGGTCGTCGTGGCCGGACGTCCGGAGGAGGTGGCGACCCATCCGACCTCATACACCGGCCAGTTTCTCAAGAAAACTCTGGATCGCTGA
- a CDS encoding U32 family peptidase: MIELLAPAGNLEMAAEVLWAGANAIYVGPRGWSRRRDTFEMEDEAVRETIRLAHDGDAKLRVACNTHMQSKEIPALLSRMERFVTDGVDGAIMADIGAIAAVHRRFPELPLHASIGANILNDADVAFYREIGACQVVADTKLTLWELLSRQAQLDVGIEVLIHANACHTYLGKCWMSPYARLERTIDEAGKDLFKGSPNRGGLDYRVCLETWQLYSGDIKWEDRVALKNEAFFLLEDIPSLIDLGVRCMKIQGREYTTALMGNIVRFYRTLLDAYVARGPGEPFDLEPWKARLATIQFERDRQRHAGTLALLAEAKAPVASAHRQ; this comes from the coding sequence ATGATTGAGCTGCTGGCTCCCGCCGGCAATCTGGAGATGGCGGCGGAAGTCTTATGGGCCGGCGCCAATGCGATCTATGTGGGACCGCGAGGCTGGAGCCGGCGCCGCGACACCTTTGAGATGGAAGACGAGGCTGTCCGTGAGACGATTCGGCTTGCCCATGATGGCGATGCCAAGCTCCGGGTGGCCTGCAATACGCACATGCAATCCAAAGAGATTCCGGCGCTGCTCAGCCGAATGGAGCGCTTCGTTACGGACGGTGTTGATGGCGCCATCATGGCCGACATCGGCGCGATCGCGGCCGTGCATCGGCGCTTTCCCGAGCTGCCCCTCCATGCAAGCATCGGGGCCAACATCCTGAACGACGCCGACGTGGCCTTCTACCGGGAGATCGGTGCCTGCCAGGTTGTGGCCGACACCAAGCTGACCTTGTGGGAGCTGCTTTCCAGACAGGCGCAACTCGATGTCGGGATCGAGGTCTTGATTCATGCGAACGCCTGCCATACTTATCTTGGCAAGTGCTGGATGTCGCCATACGCCCGGCTGGAGCGTACGATCGACGAGGCGGGTAAGGACCTCTTCAAGGGGAGTCCGAACCGGGGCGGCCTTGACTACCGCGTCTGTCTGGAGACCTGGCAGCTTTACAGCGGCGACATTAAATGGGAAGACCGCGTAGCGCTTAAGAACGAGGCGTTCTTCCTGCTGGAGGATATCCCGAGCCTGATCGATCTGGGTGTTCGGTGTATGAAAATCCAGGGCCGCGAGTATACCACAGCGCTCATGGGAAACATTGTCAGGTTCTATCGTACGCTACTTGACGCCTATGTGGCTCGCGGCCCAGGCGAGCCGTTTGACCTCGAACCATGGAAGGCGCGCTTAGCCACGATCCAGTTCGAGCGGGATAGGCAGCGCCACGCGGGGACTCTGGCCTTGCTGGCGGAGGCCAAGGCTCCTGTCGCCAGCGCTCACCGTCAGTGA
- a CDS encoding U32 family peptidase, with translation MAQAFELNTTISNLRDLTASDLSPYDAVYLGNVTCRLYEGNLLERLHDLREAIAIVKGRGQKAYVSTYAAPRNDTLPQLRKVVAVAVENGADAVEVHNLGVMKIIHEAHPDLAIHIGGFANVYTDIGALVLKRYGAVRITPNYELSLEEIGEIYRQVGLPMELLVHGKMPLGISDYCWLLEYEQAWGMTCPTLCRQDLFLKQGDWAMKSIGKGVMSGKDVCLLEHLKRLMTEGHACFRIEAATESPAYRLEIGRIYREALEAALAGRDGLKGRWWDTIRRHARIGLCNGFYFGTSGMAYHGVRYPSADTAEVERSGVGQ, from the coding sequence GTGGCGCAGGCGTTTGAGCTGAATACGACTATCTCGAATCTGCGGGACCTCACCGCGTCGGATTTGAGCCCCTACGATGCCGTCTACCTTGGCAACGTCACCTGCCGGCTGTACGAGGGTAACCTCCTGGAGCGCCTCCATGACCTGCGGGAGGCGATTGCGATCGTGAAGGGCCGAGGGCAGAAGGCATACGTCAGTACCTATGCCGCGCCGCGCAACGACACGCTGCCGCAACTCCGAAAGGTTGTGGCAGTGGCCGTGGAGAACGGGGCGGACGCCGTGGAGGTCCATAACCTCGGAGTCATGAAGATTATCCACGAGGCGCATCCCGATCTTGCTATCCACATCGGCGGCTTCGCGAATGTTTATACCGACATTGGAGCTCTGGTCTTGAAGCGATACGGCGCGGTCCGCATTACGCCCAACTACGAGCTGAGCCTGGAGGAGATTGGCGAGATCTACCGCCAGGTTGGACTGCCGATGGAGCTGCTGGTCCATGGCAAGATGCCGCTCGGCATTTCAGACTACTGTTGGCTTTTGGAATATGAGCAGGCATGGGGGATGACATGCCCGACCCTTTGTCGCCAGGACCTTTTCCTGAAACAGGGCGATTGGGCGATGAAATCGATCGGCAAGGGGGTCATGAGCGGGAAGGATGTATGCCTGCTGGAGCACCTGAAGCGACTGATGACCGAGGGACACGCCTGCTTTCGGATCGAGGCGGCGACCGAGAGTCCTGCCTACCGCCTGGAGATCGGCCGGATCTACCGCGAGGCCCTGGAGGCTGCCTTGGCGGGAAGGGACGGTCTGAAAGGGCGATGGTGGGACACGATCAGACGCCATGCGCGAATCGGCCTGTGCAATGGCTTTTACTTTGGCACATCGGGAATGGCCTATCATGGTGTGAGGTACCCGAGTGCGGACACTGCGGAGGTAGAGCGGAGCGGGGTGGGACAATGA
- a CDS encoding nucleotide sugar dehydrogenase: MASHISLLKERIARRDYTVGIIGLGYVGLPAVLRFWEVGFRVLGFDIDPHKVKRLTAGESYIQHLPSDRVASLVRSGRFEATTNFDRLEEADALVVCVPTPLTRHRNPDLQYVTQTTDAIARTLRVGQLICLESTTYPGTTEELVLPRLEAKGLRVGEDFFLVFSPEREDPGNARFGLATIPKVLGGVSNACGELGEALYRTIVPTVVRVASPGVAEMAKLLENIYRAVNIALVNELKMLSDRMGIDIWEVIDAAATKPFGFQPFYPGPGLGGHCIPIDPFYLTWKAREYGMATHFIELAGETNHAMPGWVVGKVAEALNRKSKSLNNASILVLGVAYKKDIDDQRESPALEILTLLRQQGARVNYSDPHVPRCYGHRHYPDLDLTSLPLTAETLEAEDAVILVTNHTAFDLDLIRCHAKLIVDTRNAFKGIPLDKIIKA; the protein is encoded by the coding sequence ATGGCATCACACATCTCGCTTTTGAAGGAACGCATTGCGCGGCGAGACTACACGGTCGGCATCATCGGCCTGGGGTATGTCGGGCTGCCGGCTGTCTTGCGCTTCTGGGAGGTGGGCTTCCGAGTTCTGGGGTTCGACATCGACCCCCACAAAGTCAAGCGGCTCACCGCAGGCGAGAGCTACATTCAGCACCTCCCATCCGACCGGGTAGCCTCCCTGGTCCGCTCGGGTCGGTTTGAAGCCACCACCAACTTCGATCGCCTTGAAGAGGCCGATGCGCTTGTCGTCTGTGTCCCAACGCCGTTGACGCGCCATCGAAACCCCGACCTGCAGTACGTGACGCAGACCACCGACGCCATTGCCCGGACCCTGCGGGTCGGCCAGCTCATCTGCCTGGAGAGCACTACCTACCCGGGCACCACTGAGGAGCTCGTGCTGCCGCGGCTCGAGGCGAAGGGGCTGAGAGTCGGAGAAGACTTCTTCCTCGTCTTCTCGCCTGAGCGAGAAGACCCGGGCAATGCGCGCTTCGGATTGGCCACCATCCCCAAGGTCCTCGGGGGGGTGTCGAATGCCTGTGGGGAACTAGGCGAGGCGCTCTACAGAACGATTGTACCCACCGTGGTGCGCGTCGCCTCTCCCGGGGTGGCCGAAATGGCTAAACTCCTGGAGAATATCTACCGGGCAGTGAACATCGCATTGGTGAACGAGCTCAAGATGCTCTCAGACCGCATGGGAATCGACATCTGGGAGGTCATCGACGCCGCTGCCACCAAGCCTTTTGGCTTTCAGCCATTCTATCCGGGACCGGGTTTGGGAGGCCACTGCATCCCTATCGATCCCTTTTATCTCACATGGAAAGCCCGCGAGTATGGCATGGCCACCCACTTTATCGAGTTGGCCGGCGAGACCAACCATGCCATGCCGGGCTGGGTGGTGGGAAAGGTCGCCGAGGCGCTGAACAGAAAAAGCAAGTCACTGAATAACGCCAGTATTCTGGTCCTGGGGGTGGCGTACAAGAAGGATATCGACGATCAGCGGGAAAGCCCGGCCTTAGAGATCCTGACGCTGCTGCGGCAACAGGGAGCCAGGGTGAATTACTCGGATCCCCACGTCCCCCGGTGCTACGGCCACCGTCACTATCCCGACCTAGATCTGACCTCCCTGCCCTTAACGGCCGAAACTCTTGAGGCCGAGGACGCCGTAATCCTTGTGACCAATCATACAGCCTTTGATCTTGACCTGATTCGTTGCCACGCCAAGCTCATCGTGGATACTCGAAACGCCTTCAAAGGAATTCCTCTCGACAAGATCATTAAGGCGTAA